The DNA region CTTGAAAGTTCGAGAAGTTTAGAAAACAGAGGGGTCATTATCCAAGAGAGGCCAGAGTTGTCGTCACCGTCGCAGTCACATTGTGTACCGCAGGTAAACTATCCACCACCATCGCTGTACAAAGCAACATCATGTACAAAATTGAATATTTAAACATCGACTTTGCCAGAGGCTTATCAAAAGGATTGTGCTTCAATTCCCATGCTTTTTTAAGAAAAATCACACCGAGCCACACTGCGGCGATCGCATAAATCAACCCAGAGGAATGGAATGGAAAAACCAATAACAAACTGAAGGGCACTGTGATTAGCGTATAAATCCAAATTTGATTGACTGTAACCTCTTCACCTTTGACCACAGGCAACATGGGTACATTTACTTCCGCATAATCATCTTTGATCATCAACGCCAAAGCCCAGAAGTGGGGAGGAGTCCAGAGGAAAATTAGCGCAAACAAAATCCAAGCAGACCAATCTAAATGGCCAGTGACCGCAGCCCAGCCAACTAGAGGAGGAATTGATCCCGCAGCACCACCAATCACAATATTTTGCACGTGATGACGTTTTAGCCAGTGAGTATAAACCAGCATATAAAAAACAATGCCAGAGAACGCCAAACAAGCACTCAACACATTTACAAAGATTGCCAGAATCGAAAACGACAATCCACCGAGCACCATCGCAAAAATTAAGGCATGACGCGGTTGTACACGACCAGAGGGGATCGGACGCTTGCGAGTACGCTGCATCGAAAAATCAATATCTTGGTCATAAATGCAATTAAGGGTTTGGGCAGAAGCAGCGGCTAAAGTGCCCCCCAACATCGTCAAAATCAATTTAATCGGATCAATTTCACCGTGGGATGCGATCCACATTGATGCAGCAGTAGTGATCAGTAGTAGCGGAATAATACGGGGTTTGGTGAGCTGATAATAGCTTTTGACAACGGCAAGGAAGTTGTCGTGACGGGGGGAGAGGCTTGTGCCAATCATATAGAAAATACCTACTGGGAAATATGCGGTGAAGCAGTGCTCGGGTAGCGCCAAACGAAATATTGCTACGGAAAAAGGTTTAAGGTTTTGAACGTGAGGGGATTAAATTTTGAAGCAATCAAAGTATTTAATCTTCGCGGTTTAAACAGTTGAGATGATGAGAAAAAACTAAGTGAGTTTTGATGCGGGATATTGGCCAGAGGATTGGCGATCGCGCAGAGCAAAAACAGTCAACAACGTCAGGCTACCGAGGAGAGCCGCGCCAACTGCTTGATGAGTCACTGTAAGCGGCGCCACTTGTAGATGTAATTTAAACGTCGCAACGCCAATCAAAATTTGAGAAGAAATCAATACTAAAGCAATATTGGCAAACGTGCGGATTAAAGGATGGAGCGCTGCGGTGCGCCAAGAAATCACAATGGCGGCGAGGGTAGCCAGAGCCGCTGGAACAACACCAATAATATGGGTATTCATCACAATACACATGTCACCACG from [Leptolyngbya] sp. PCC 7376 includes:
- a CDS encoding heme o synthase, encoding MIGTSLSPRHDNFLAVVKSYYQLTKPRIIPLLLITTAASMWIASHGEIDPIKLILTMLGGTLAAASAQTLNCIYDQDIDFSMQRTRKRPIPSGRVQPRHALIFAMVLGGLSFSILAIFVNVLSACLAFSGIVFYMLVYTHWLKRHHVQNIVIGGAAGSIPPLVGWAAVTGHLDWSAWILFALIFLWTPPHFWALALMIKDDYAEVNVPMLPVVKGEEVTVNQIWIYTLITVPFSLLLVFPFHSSGLIYAIAAVWLGVIFLKKAWELKHNPFDKPLAKSMFKYSILYMMLLCTAMVVDSLPAVHNVTATVTTTLASLG